In Fusarium oxysporum Fo47 chromosome XII, complete sequence, one DNA window encodes the following:
- a CDS encoding amidase signature domain-containing protein, which yields MSVFFKEILPGNPVQAGDVEALLDPINLTIRPEESSEYQLLLAAVHDCAERVSNLPDYQPVPDIERFPRQNIHLPEEHEQSYGHAWAHRFIIEGDKSSRSALAGKSVCLKDCIAVAGVPQFFGSDAFPAWTPSTDATVVTRVLEAGAVITGTATCENFCNSTSSFTSAQGTIDNPRKEGYSAGGSTSGGAALVTGGLADIAIGTDQGGSIRVPASLCGCVGFKPTHGLVPYTGITSGDQIDDHAGPLARTVDEAAACLDVIAGYDGIDDRSLGAPSAGSFDFLGSLAGVSVKNLRIGVLKEGYDNDLVQPGVKQTFFDTINRLKSLGATVEEVSIPLHKEGPSIWTIQQRISGSAGILGQANGRRGLYLTEFEQARLPWTSSEFEKLFPSTKNTVINGIYLSRNFPGLYAKTVNIGRQIRDAYEAKFKEYDVIIMPTTPFVAPRHGSRESVLKSFEPSIGMTNNTAIFNVTGNPALSLPVGWSKAVDDESVLLPVGLQIVGGLWQEKKVLNVAKALESSFDWEQEGKSTVEETEDVLNETLLQACPTHDSMINDALPHSPPPSRFLSNSWSHCCRMGDNIGTYDTPNKRQRVGYNGAGVNLRMCPHCGRTFKRTEHLERHVRTHTKEKPFLCHCGASFARRDLLTRHQRLAEHEGDVPSPEPAQGNVTVVQQGNDSIGDPDLAAAVSLSGLSVDPWFCARTQQPMQLPVAVPQTVNEQVQHQPSADDGQFVPNFLSPQMLDSGVDFDTHFREFTSFLDGVGLSAEWSPFFGDPDRHEEPIDPGLTQDDNEETSPRQGAPTRAGTPFSSWLPSAPTGNRISNYVSDTDITEEQRLKLKTSILDHSHLLDPAFCVPSRHALTRYVTSFFGGFHTHMPFIHIPTWQINDHSPELIFGIAAIGAQYCFESRASERLFFAGKALLMERLRRDADSFGVSSVPIPHAVPHNGRRSDAGNDAAVETIRALITLMGFATWEPKASMVQESFALQGILTQVLRNSGLEDVDEPASPTPSDQPSDGNSLWHEWKTWIKQESNRRSKLIGFSFLHTHSIAYNVYPTLRSNEIGLRLPCSTKEWKAPTPALWRIATKEIQEPQLFFREALSLLLKNKNDTAPLLPIPTPLGNYVLLHGLLQRIHIVRDLSLPVTSSSAVLPSEEVEKLERGLRSWTSCWQQAPESTLDPNNENGPIPFTSSSLLSLAYVRIYLHLGPYRQLETRDPQRIANAIAGSPDIERSDGVIAALLYSAHMIGIPVRLGVDRVARSQAFFWSVRHSLSGLDCAVLLSKWLSKLGETLAEHPLSDISDSEDRILHWVRCIVEEAYTVVDFDQGADTDNPTLLDFRDPSNLCLAVLKIWAHFFKSNTQWPFINIIGVGLEKYREILIHKNIG from the exons ATGTCTGTTTTCTTCAAAGAGATTCTACC TGGTAACCCTGTTCAAGCAGGCGACGTCGAGGCCCTACTCGACCCCATCAATCTCACCATCCGCCCCGAAGAATCATCAGAATACCAACTCCTCCTCGCAGCTGTTCATGACTGCGCAGAACGTGTCTCCAATCTCCCCGACTATCAGCCCGTCCCGGATATCGAAAGATTCCCCCGTCAAAACATCCATCTTCCCGAAGAACACGAGCAAAGCTATGGTCATGCCTGGGCGCATCGTTTCATCATCGAAGGCGACAAGTCGTCGCGCTCTGCATTGGCGGGGAAGTCGGTTTGTCTGAAAGACTGTATCGCTGTAGCTGGTGTGCCGCAGTTCTTTGGAAGCGATGCGTTTCCCGCTTGGACACCGTCAACTGATGCCACTGTTGTCACGAGAGTCCTTGAAGCAGGGGCTGTGATTACGGGAACAGCGACATGTGAAAACTTCTGCAACTCGACATCATCTTTCACAAGCGCCCAAGGAACGATCGATAACCCGCGCAAAGAGGGATATTCCGCTGGTGGTAGTACCTCTGGAGGCGCAGCCCTTGTCACGGGCGGTCTGGCCGATATAGCAATTGGTACAGATCAAGGAGGCAGTATCCGTGTACCAGCCTCGCTATGCGGTTGCGTCGGGTTCAAGCCAACGCATGGACTTGTCCCATATACAGGTATCACGAGTGGCGATCAGATTGATGATCATGCCGGACCCCTCGCCCGGACAGTTGACGAAGCTGCTGCTTGCTTGGACGTCATTGCAGGATACGACGGCATTGACGACCGATCACTTGGTGCACCATCAGCAGGATCTTTCGACTTCTTGGGCTCATTGGCCGGTGTATCCGTCAAGAACCTCCGAATCGGCGTTCTGAAAGAAGGCTACGACAATGATCTGGTACAGCCAGGTGTAAAGCAAACCTTTTTCGACACAATAAACCGACTCAAATCTCTCGGTGCTACTGTCGAAGAGGTTTCGATTCCCCTTCATAAAGAAGGCCCTTCAATATGGACCATCCAGCAACGCATATCCGGTTCGGCAGGCATCCTGGGCCAAGCTAATGGCCGCCGAGGTCTTTACCTGACAGAGTTCGAGCAAGCCCGTCTTCCATGGACATCTTCTGAATTTGAGAAGCTCTTTCCTTCCACCAAGAACACTGTCATCAACGGCATCTATCTCTCACGCAATTTCCCCGGTCTCTATGCAAAGACAGTCAACATCGGTCGGCAAATACGCGATGCATACGAAGCAAAGTTCAAAGAATACGacgtcatcatcatgccaACAACACCCTTCGTCGCACCGCGTCACGGCTCACGAGAGTCTGTGCTCAAGTCATTCGAGCCGAGCATTGGGATGACGAACAAcactgccatcttcaacgtcACGGGTAATCCCGCTCTGTCGCTCCCTGTTGGTTGGTcaaaggctgttgatgatgagagtgtTTTGTTGCCAGTTGGATTACAGATCGTTGGTGGCCTCTGGCAAGAGAAAAAGGTTCTGAACGTTGCGAAAGCGCTAGAGAGTAGTTTTGACTGGGAGCAGGAGGGAAAGTCTACAGTTGAAGAGACGGAGGATGTGCTGAACGAG ACGCTACTCCAAGCCTGCCCCACCCACGACTCCATGATAAACGATGCACTACCCCATTCGCCCCCTCCGTCACGATTCCTCTCCAACTCTTGGAGTCATTGCTGCAGAATGGGTGACAACATTGGCACATACGACACTCCAAACAAGCGACAAAGAGTGGGTTACAATGGGGCTGGAGTCAATCTACGCATGTGTCCACATTGCGGGCGCACCTTCAAACGAACGGAGCATCTCGAGAGGCACGTCAGAACAC ATACCAAAGAGAAGCCGTTTTTGTGCCATTGCGGGGCGTCATTTGCAAGACGCGACCTGCTCACGCGTCATCAAAGGCTAGCCGAGCATGAGGGCGACGTCCCATCGCCTGAACCTGCCCAAGGTAATGTGACTGTCGTACAACAAGGGAATGATAGCATCGGTGATCCAGACTTGGCTGCGGCTGTGTCACTCTCCGGCCTAAGTGTTGACCCATGGTTCTGTGCAAGAACACAGCAGCCGATGCAGCTTCCTGTTGCTGTTCCTCAGACAGTGAATGAACAAGTGCAACATCAACCGAGTGCAGACGATGGTCAATTCGTTCCCAACTTTCTGTCACCACAGATGCTTGACAGCG GCGTCGACTTTGACACCCACTTTCGCGAGTTCACCAGTTTCCTCGACGGCGTTGGACTCTCGGCTGAGTGGAGCCCTTTCTTCGGCGACCCTGACAGGCATGAGGAACCCATCGATCCCGGGCTTACGCAAGACGATAATGAAGAGACCTCTCCCCGGCAAGGAGCTCCAACCCGAGCTGGGACGCCTTTCAGCTCATGGCTTCCTTCTGCACCTACGGGTAATCGGATATCCAACTATGTCTCTGACACCGACA TCACCGAAGAGCAAAGATTGAAACTCAAAACATCTATCCTTGACCACTCGCATCTCCTGGACCCAGCCTTTTGTGTCCCATCGAGACACGCTCTCACGCGTTATGTGACCTCTTTCTTCGGCGGCTTTCATACCCATATGCCGTTCATTCACATACCGACATGGCAGATCAACGATCACTCACCTGAGTTGATCTTCGGCATCGCCGCCATCGGAGCGCAGTACTGTTTCGAGTCGAGAGCCTCAGAGAGATTGTTCTTCGCTGGAAAGGCTCTACTGATGGAGAGACTGAGAAGGGACGCAGACTCATTTGGTGTGTCCTCAGTTCCTATACCGCATGCCGTACCACATAATGGTCGTCGGAGCGATGCTGGCAACGATGCAGCGGTCGAAACTATCAGAGCTTTGATCACCCTCATGGGCTTCGCAACATGGGAACCCAAAGCATCAATGGTCCAGGAGTCCTTCGCATTGCAGGGCATTCTCACTCAGGTCCTTCGAAACTCTGGCCTTGAGGACGTCGATGAGCCCGCATCGCCAACACCATCAGATCAACCAAGCGACGGCAACTCACTCTGGCACGAATGGAAGACGTGGATCAAGCAAGAGTCGAACAGGCGCTCAAAGCTCATCGGCTTTTCCTTCCTTCATACCCACAGTATCGCTTACAACGTCTATCCAACACTCCGTAGTAACGAGATTGGTCTGCGACTACCATGCTCTACAAAGGAGTGGAAAGCGCCAACTCCAGCCTTGTGGCGTATTGCAACAAAAGAGATCCAAGAGCCACAGTTGTTCTTCCGAGAAGCGTTGTCATTGCTGCTTAAGAACAAGAATGACACAGCGCCACTATTGCCAATTCCTACGCCACTAGGCAATTATGTCCTGCTCCATGGCCTACTTCAGAGAATACACATCGTACGAGATCTGAGCCTTCCGGTGACCAGCAGCTCGGCTGTCCTTCCGAgcgaagaggttgagaaactCGAACGAGGTTTGCGCTCGTGGACTTCGTGCTGGCAACAAGCCCCAGAGTCAACCCTCGACCCGAACAACGAGAACGGACCGATCCCTTTTACTTCCAGCTCCCTTCTGTCATTAGCATATGTGCGCATATATCTGCACTTGGGTCCATACAGACAACTCGAGACACGGGATCCGCAGCGTATCGCCAATGCCATCGCAGGCAGCCCCGATATCGAGAGGAGTGACGGCGTGATTGCCGCACTCCTCTACTCGGCTCACATGATTGGAATCCCGGTCCGCTTGGGCGTTGACCGTGTTGCAAGAAGTcaagccttcttctggagTGTGAGGCACTCGCTCTCTGGTCTGGACTGCGCTGTACTATTGAGCAAATGGCTGTCAAAACTTGGGGAAACACTTGCCGAGCACCCGCTGAGTG ATATCTCAGATAGCGAAGACAGGATCTTGCACTGGGTCAGATGCATCGTCGAGGAGGCATACACGGTCGTCGACTTTGATCAAGGCGCTGACACGGATAACCCAACTCTTCTGGACTTCCGAGATCCAAGCAACCTATGCCTGGCAGTTTTGAAGATATGGGCACATTTCTTCAAGAGTAACACCCAATGGCctttcatcaacatcatagGTGTTGGGTTGGAAAAGTATCGGGAAATACTTATTCACAAGAACATCGGCTGA
- a CDS encoding chaperonin 10-like protein translates to MASNTALPSQMRAAYIAEYNKPYALGERPLPSIRDTDILVRVHAAGFCHSDLQVLQGEFERPAPIGLIPSHEIAGVVAKLGSNYQGDLRVGDRVGVLNFKHACSSCVGCRLTQRRGEELDPRFCDNRETAGFLHDGGFAEYASADPETTVKLPDSISFEQAAPLTCAGATVWGSLEGATAGVSRGETIAIVGIGGLGHLGVQFAKALGFKVVAVDSREAGRQLASDVENSALKPDLVVDSSDIAAASKAIYDFTNGEGVAAAVVCTPSLEANRWALSILRIKGTLGILGLPQNPWQFDAAPIVFRELTIKGSYVAGRAATERMMKVVEEAGVRSHLTVLPFEKIPDIVEIYEDAAFKGRIVVQI, encoded by the exons ATGGCGTCCAACACTGCATTGCCATCTCAAATGAGAGCGGCGTATATCGCGGAG TATAACAAACCGTATGCCTTGGGGGAGCGTCCACTGCCCTCCATCCGAGACACAGACATTCTCGTGCGGGTTCACGCTGCTGGATTTTGCCACTCAGACCTGCAAGTATTGCAAGGCGAGTTCGAGAGACCAGCGCCAATCGGCCTCATACCATCTCATGAGATAGCTGGAGTTGTTGCCAAATTGGGTAGCAACTACCAAGGTGATCTCAGAGTCGGCGATCGTGTTGGCgtcctcaacttcaagcaTGCTTGCAGCTCATGTGTAGGATGTCGCTTGACGCAAAGGAGAGGCGAAGAGCTTGATCCCAGATTCTGTGATAACCGAGAAACAGCTGGCTTCTTGCACGATGGAGGGTTTGCGGAGTATGCGTCTGCTGACCCGGAGACAACCGTGAAACTGCCGGACTCGATCTCGTTTGAGCAAGCTGCGCCGCTCACTTGTGCGGGAGCGACAGTATGGGGAAGTCTTGAGGGCGCCACAGCGGGAGTGAGCAGAGGGGAGACAATAGCGATCGTGGGTATTGGTGGACTCGGGCACTTGGGTGTGCAGTTCGCAAAAGCGCTCGGGTTCAAGGTCGTTGCGGTGGATAGCAGAGAAGCTGGTCGACAGTTAGCATCAGACGTGGAGAACTCAGCACTGAAGCCTGACCTTGTTGTGGATTCTTCCGACATCGCAGCGGCATCAAAAGCCATCTATGACTTCACAAACGGCGAGGGCGTCGCAGCAGCGGTTGTCTGCACCCCATCGTTAGAAGCGAATCGCTGGGCGCTCAGTATTCTGAGGATTAAAGGCACGCTGGGAATACTGGGTCTTCCTCAGAATCCATGGCAGTTCGACGCGGCGCCGATTGTGTTTCGAGAGTTGACGATAAAGGGGAGTTACGTGGCGGGGAGAGCGGCGAcggagaggatgatgaaggtCGTGGAGGAGGCGGGCGTGAGGTCGCATTTGACAGTGTTGCCGTTTGAGAAGATTCCTGATATTGTTGAGATTTATGAGGATGCGGCGTTCAAGGGACGGATTGTTGTGCAAATATAA